The genomic segment ACCGTCAACGCATCCCCGTCCACATCCGACGCCTGCGCCAGAAGATCATCGGCACTAAACGTAAAGGTCGTATCCTCCGCCGTCGCCCCCAGATCCACAGCTCCCACCACCGGGCCATCATTCTCCGGACTCACCGTCAGGGACACCGTGCCCGTGGCCGTGGCGGCGCCATCGGTCACCGTATAGCTGAAACTGTCCTCGCCATGAAAATCAGCCGCCGGAGTATAGGTGAAGCGGCCATCCGCCGCCAGCACCACCGTGCCCCCTTCGGCCGTCTCATAGGTGCCCGCCACCACACTTAAACTGTCCCCGTCCACATCCCTGTCATTGTCCAGAACAGCGCCGCTCAACGCCCGGTCCTCACCCCCGGCAAACCGGTCCTCAACCGCCACCGGACCATCATTGACCGCCGTCACCTCCAGGGTGGCGGTGGAGGTCACACTCTCCGTGCCGTCACTGACCGTAAAGCTGAACGGCACATCCGAACCATGCCAGTTCTCCGCCGGGGTAAAGCTGTAACTGCCCGCGCCATTGTCCACCAGCGTGCCATAGGCCGGATCCACACTGACCGAGGTCACCGTCAACGCATCCCCGTCCACATCCGACGCCTGCGCCAGAAGATCATCGGCACTAAACGTAAAGGTCGTATCCTCCGCCGTCGCCCCCAGATCCACAGTCCCCACCACCGGACCGTCATTCTCCGGACTCACCGTCAGGGACACCGTGCCCGTGGCCGTGGCGGCGCCATCGGTCACCGTATAGCTGAAACTGTCCTCGCCATGAAAATCAGCCGCCGGAGTATAGGTGAAGCGGCCATCCGCCGCCAGCACCACCGTGCCCCCTTCGGCCGTCTCATAGGTGCCCGCCACCACACTTAAACTGTCCCCGTCCACATCCCTGTCATTGTCCAGAACAGCGCCGCTCAACGCCCGGTCCTCACCCCCGGCAAACCGGTCCTCAACCGCCACCGGACCATCATTGACCGCCGTCACCTCCAGGGTGGCGGTGGAGGTCACATTCTCCGTGCCGTCACTGACCGTAAAGCTGAACGGCACATCCGAACCATGCCAGTTCTCCGCCGGGGTAAAGCTGTAACTGCCCGCGCCATTGTCCACCAGCGTGCCATAGGCCGGATCCACACTGACCGAGGTCACCGTCAACGCATCCCCGTCCACATCCGACGCCTGCGCCAGAAGATCATCGGCACTAAACGTAAAGGTCGTATCCTCCGCCGTCGCCCCCAGATCCACAGCCCCCACCACCGGGCCATCATTCTCCGGACTCACCGTCAGGGACACCGTGCCCGTGGCCGTGGCGGCGCCATCGGTCACCGTATAGCTGAAACTGTCCTCGCCATGAAAATCAGCCGCCGGAGTATAGGTGAAGCGGCCATCCGCCGCCAGCACCACCGTGCCCCCTTCGGCCGTCTCATAGGTGCCCGCCACCACACTTAAACTGTCCCCGTCCACATCCCTGTCATTGTCCAGAACAGCGCCGCTCAACGCCCGGTCCTCACCCCCGGCAAACCGGTCCTCAACCGCCACCGGACCATCATTGACCGCCGTCACCTCCAGGGTGGCGGTGGAGGTCACACTCTCCGTGCCGTCACTGACCGTAAAGCTGAACGGCACATCCGAACCATGCCAGTTCTCCGCCGGGGTAAAGCTGTAACTGCCCGCGCCATTGTCCACCAGCGTGCCATAGGCCGGATCCACACTGACCGAGGTCACCGTCAACGCATCCCCGTCCACATCCGACGCCTGCGCCAGAAGATCATCGGCACTAAACGTAAAGGTCGTATCCTCCGCCGTCGCCCCCAGATCCACAGCTCCCACCACCGGGCCATCATTCTCCGGACTCACCGTCAGGGACACCGTGCCCGTGGCCGTGGCGGCGCCATCGGTCACCGTATAGCTGAAACTGTCCTCGCCATGAAAATCAGCCGCCGGAGTATAGGTGAAGCGGCCATCCGCCGCCAGCACCACCGTGCCCCCTTCGGCCGTCTCATAGGTGCCCGCCACCACACTTAAACTGTCTCCGTCCACATCCCTGTCATTGTCCAGAACAGCGCCGCTCAACGCCCGGTCCTCACCCCCGGCAAACCGGTCCTCAACCGCCACCGGACCATCATTGACCGCCGTCACCTCCAGGGTGGCGGTGGAGGTCACATTCTCCGTGCCGTCACTGACCGTAAAGCTGAACGGCACATCCGAACCATGCCAGTTCTCCGCCGGGGTAAAGCTGTAACTGCCCGCGCCATTGTCCACCAGCGTGCCATAGGCCGGATCCACACTGACCGAGGTCACCGTCAACGCATCCCCGTCCACATCCGACGCCTGCGCCAGAAGATCATCGGCACTAAACGTAAAGGTCGTATCCTCCGCCGTCGCCCCCAGATCCACAGCCCCCACCACCGGACCGTCATTCTCCGGACTCACCGTCAGGGACACCGTGCCCGTGGCCGTGGCGGCGCCATCGGTCACCGTATAGCTGAAACTGTCCTCGCCATGAAAATCAGCCGCCGGAGTATAGGTGAAGCGGCCATCCGCCGCCAGCACCACCGTGCCCCCTTCGGCCGTCTCATAGGTGCCCGCCACCACACTTAAACTGTCCCCGTCCACATCCCTGTCATTGTCCAGAACAGCGCCGCTCAACGCCCGGTCCTCACCCCCGGCAAACCGGTCCTCAACCGCCACCGGACCATCATTGACCGCCGTCACCTCCAGGGTGGCGGTGGAGGTCACATTCTCCGTGCCGTCACTGACCGTGAAGCTGAACGGTACATCCGAACCATGCCAGTTCTCCGCCGGGGTAAAGCTGTAACTGCCCGCGCCATTGTCCACCAGCGTGCCATAGGCCGGATCCACACTGACCGAGGTCACCGTCAACACATCCCCGTCCACATCCGACGCCTGCGCCAGAAGATCATCGGCGCTAAACGTAAAGGTCGTATCCTCCGCCGTCGCCCCCAGATCCACAGTCCCCACAACCGGACCGTCATTGCTGCCCATTACCGTGAGACTCACCGTGGCTGTATCGGTACCGCCAGCCCCGTCTGACACTTCATAAGTGAAGCGGACCGTTTCCTCTTCTCCCGCGGCCAGGCCATCAAACCGACGGCCGGGATCAAAACGGAACGACCCGTCAGGATTAATGACAAGGTCTCCCTTTTCAGGACCGGAAAGCAAGTGGTAGCTGAGGCTATCTCCATCCACATCAGTGGCCGTCAGCTGCCCTTCATACAGGCTGTGTTCCGCCGTCTGGCCAGACAGGTCTGAAGCCTCGGGGGCCTCGTTCACATTTGCCACATCAATAGTGAAGGTTTTGCTGAATTCCGCCCCGGCCTGGTCCCGGGCCGTGACCGTCACGTCGATCGAGGCGGCCTGCTCATAGTCCAAGCTGACCCCGTCTTTCAGTTTCAGGATACCGTTTTCCACCTCGAAACGGGAATCACTGACGTCATAAGTCACCGTATCATTACGATCTATATCCACACTCTCCAGCGCGCCGACCGCCGCTCCGGCATGATTTTCCGCAATGCTGTTGCCGGCAAGGGTAATATCCAAAGGACCGTCATTGTTGCCGGTTACCGTCAGGGTTAAGGTTGCCGTGCTGGTCTCTCCCGCGCTGTCGGCCACTGTATAGATCACGGTGACCGTTTCCTCTTCACCGGGCGAGAGATAATCATAGGCGCTGCCGGGGTTAAAGGTAATCTGTTGCCCGTCATGACTGATCGCCCCTTGTCCGTCTGACAGGACGGCATCTGTGATGATCAGCCGATCCCCGTTTGCATCACTGTCATTGGCCAGCACATCAATGATAAAGGCGCTGTCCTCATCTGTGTTGGCAACATCATCCACCGCCACAGGCGGCATATTTGCCTCTTCCGCCTCATTTCCAGCCCCTAAAGCATTTTCTACCGGCAGAGACCCCGCCGACGGGTCATCGACTTCCGCCTGCCCAGGAGCCGTATTTTCTGATACTCTCGCGGCACCCCCCGTGCGCGACTCTTCAAAATTCAGGGGAGTTGTCGCGCGCCCTGAAGAAACTGCCCCCCCCGAAAACGGCTCCTGAGTTTCAGAACGGGGTGTGGAGGCATCCTCCGTTTCACGCTCCACATCATTTCCGTCAGCGCCGGCCTGAAATGGCGATTCAGAAGCGTCCTGCGGCACATCCTCCGAACGCCATACGGAGGCCCCACCAACACCGCGAGTACTAGGAAGAGCTGTCCCTTCAGACTGATCACTGCCCTGATGAATATTGGCCCGAGTCTGGGTGTCCTGAACAACATCGTCTTGCTCTGTATTCAGGCGACTTTCAGGCCGTTCTACCTTTCTGACCCTGTCCGCCCCCTGCAATTTGGGATCCAGGTCAATATTAAAGACAGATGTTGTGGTGTTTCCGGATTCCTGAGTCATCATCAACTCCGCGTGGCGACTTGGGTTTCTTGTACGCAATAATAACAGGTGGCTCCAAAAGGTCGCCGCACCTTTGAGCCCTTTTAGAAATTATCAGACAGAGGTGAACAAAACCTTTCCAGTCATGGTTAACAAAATTTAAAGGAATAGATAAAAAACTCTTAAAAAACAAAATATTAGAAGATTCAATTGATAAAATTTTCATAAAATTGAAACCATCTTTTTAGTTAAATTGAAAATATCTTTTTATTCCTTGCGGTCGTTAACCATTATTCAACGCAATATGGGGTAAGAAAGAGCATCAGGGGCTAAAACCCCTTTTGCTGCCAAGATATTGAATATTTTGGAATATGCCCAAAAGGTTAACCGCAAGAAGTAGTAAGCGTTGATGTTCAAAGACAGCAATATGACAGGAACAGGATTGGAAAACCTTGGGTTTATGCCTATCCTGCGCAAAGATATCCTTCTGGCTTCATTGGTTTTGAATGCCTTGTCCCTGGCACTGCCCATGGTGCTGTTGCAGGTTTATGACAGGATTATTCCCAACGCTGCGCTGAATACACTGACCCTGCTAATCATCGGTTTGCTTGGGGTTCTGATCATTGATGTCCTGCTGCGCTCGGCCCGGGCCTATCTTGCCGGCTGGATTGGCGCCAAATTTGAACATGACATGGGCAGCTTCGCCGTCGAAAAAATTCTCAACGCCGAACTGACCGAACTGGAAAAAACACCCCCTGGTGTTCACCTGGACCGCTTGAGCGCAATTGATTCAGTTCGTGATTTTTACTCAAGCCAGGCCGGACTCACTCTGGTGGACCTCCCCTTTGTTTTTCTGTTTCTGGCCCTGCTTGGCATTATCGGCGGCAGCCTGCTGGTGGTGCCTGTGCTTTTACTTCTGCTCCTTGGCGCACTGGCTTTTGTTCTCGGAGTACGACTCAGAGACGCCATTGAAAAAGACGCTATCTGGGAAGACCGGCGTTACAGCTTCATCATCGAAGTGCTAAACGGCATTCATTCCATCAAAAGCCTGGCTATGGAACATCTGATGAACCGGCGTTATGAAAAACTGATGGAAAGCTGTTCCGCCGCCAGTTATTCCGTGATTTACCTCAATGGCCTGGCCCAAAGTCTCGGCAATATCTTTTCCCAGATTACCATGATTGCCGTGGTCAGCATCGGCAGCCTGATGGTCATTGACAGCCAGATGACCATCGGGGCGCTGGCCGCCAGCACGCTTCTGGCTGGGCGGACCGTCCAGCCCTTGCTCAGGGCATTGGGCATCTGGACCCGGTTTCAGCATATTCAGATCGCCAAAGACAAACTTGACGCCATCACGCACCTGCCCCAGGAACGCCCGACAAAAACAACGGAACCCGCGAAGGACCTTATCGAAGTGGACCGGATCGACAGCATTTCCCTGAAAAATCTGTCTTTTCGTTATACGCCGAATGCCCCGCTCATTCTTGAGAATGTCAGCCTGGATATCCGGCGCGGCGACATCATTGGCATCCGGGGCGGCAACGGGGCGGGTAAATCGACCTTGTTATGGGCTTTGATGGGCGGACTGACACCCCAACAGGGAGAAATCCTGATCAATGGTCACCCGCCAGAGGCGTTCACGACAGAAAGCCTGCGGCAGAAGATTGCCTATCTGCCCCAGAAACCCGTCATGTTCCGTGGGACGATCCTCGACAATTTGACCATGTTCCGCGGTGATGAACATATTGACGCGGCTCTGAAAGTAGCCGAAATGCTTAATCTCAACAGCATTTTGGCCCGCTTGCCGGACGGATATGAAACACAGATCGGAGACGGCGCCGAAAACGAACTTCCCACGGGCATCGCCCAACGCATCGCCATCGCCCGCACTCTGGCCTGGCAACCGGACGTCATTCTGTTTGACGAAGCCAATTCCGGTCTGGACAACCAGTCCGATGAGGACCTGATCAACGTCATGACGTCTTTGAAAGGGGTAAGCACCATGGTTCTGGTCAGTTACCGGCCTTCCCTGCTGAAACTCGCGGACAAGCTCTATGACCTTAATAAAGGCCACCTGACCCTGTCGTCCCATAGGGACGAGAAGACATCCGGCCCGGCCCCCAAAAAGGGAGAACACGTATGAACACGCGCGTCATTTCCCACAAGACGGCCCGGGAAATCCCCGCCAGCGCGCCAGACAAGACAAGCGCCGCAAAGCAAAAAGGGCCGGCACGGAAGATGATCGAGGACCTGCACGACAAATTCCGGGACAGCGCCCGCCTGACAGTGGCTAAATCAGATCAACTGGCCGAAGCCCTGCATTCCGGCCAGATCGGGTCGTTTCGCGCCTCTTCGGATTATGCGGCCTGTCTCCTGCCCCTCCTGCAAGCCCTGGGCTGGCGCGGCAATATCCGACGGCTGTTTGAAGCCCTGCCGCATTTTGCCGACAGCCTCAACCTGACAGAATTCAGAAACACCCTGGCGCATCTGCATTATATGACAACACCGGCAGAGGTGGATATGGCCTCTATTGACGCCCGTCTGTTGCCGTGCCTGTTTGTGGAACACGGCAAACCGGTAGTGCTCTTGTCCCGTGATGAAAAGGGCATTCGTTATTTCGATGGCCAGGATCAGCAGGAAAAATATACAGACGGCCGGAAACGTTTTGGCACAGCGTTTTTCGTTTCCACCCAATATGGCAGCCAGACCAACAAAGTGGCCAAGGCGACGACCCCGCAGAACTGGTTCTGGGATCTTTTTTTGCGATTCAAGGGGTCGCTCCGACAGCTTCTGGCCATGACGTTAATGCTGAATCTGTTTGCCCTGCTTGTACCGCTGTTTGTCATGAGCGTGTATGACAAGGTGATCCCGTCCCAGTCCACCAGTACGCTTGGATATCTGGTGACGGGCATCGGCCTTGCCGTACTATGCGAAATCGGCCTCAGGATCCTGCGGGCCCGACAGGTGGCCTATCTTGGCGCCAGAGTGGAAAACATCATCGCCAACGCCACCTTCCAGAAACTCTTATCGCTTCCGCCGATGATGACTGAATCGGCCCCCATCGGCAGCCAGGTCTCCCGTCTCAAGGAATTTGACTCCATCAAGGGATTTTTTTCCAGCACATTGGTCAATGTGATCCTGGAATTACCCTTTGTCTTTCTTTTTGTTGCAGTTATTGCCATCCTCGCCGGCAACCTGGCCTGGATTCCAGTGGTGATGATGGGGATTTTCGTCTTGGTGGCCGCCATTATTTTACCGGCCATGAAGCGCAATGTGGTGGCCTCCTCCCGGGCCCGGGCCCAGCGCCACAGTTTTCTGGTGGAAACCCTGTCCAATCTGCGCACCATCAAACAGACGGCAGCCGAAAGACCTTGGATAAAGCGCTATCGTGACTTGTCTGCCGAAAGCGCCTATACCCATTTCAGAACATCCCAAGTCAGTCTGCTGCTGCAAAGTCTGGCCCAGGCCATTATGATGGGTGCCGGCATTGCTACCGTGGGTTTCGGGGTGCTCAAGGTTCTGGACGGCAGCATGACCATCGGGGCGCTGATTGCCAGCATGGCGCTGATCTGGCGTGTGCTATCCCCTTTACAGCAACTGTTTTTGACCCTGAGCCGGGTGGAACAGATTCGCAACAGCATCCGCCAGATCAACCAGTTGATGAAACTGCCCTCCGAATATAATCCGGACCCCAACAGCCTGACCCAGCGTCGTTTTGCCGGCAATATCATTATGGACCGGACCAGTTTCCGTTATAAGCCGGACTCGGAACCTGCGCTGCTCGGCGCAGGCTTCAAGGTGAATGCAGGCGAAATGCTGGCCATTATGGGCCCCAATGCTGCCGGCAAATCCACCCTTCTCAAACTGCTTTTGGCCATGCATAAGCCGCAGGCAGGGCAAATCATTCTGGACGGCATGGACATCCGACAAATCAACCCGGCTGTCCTGCGCCAATCCATCGCCTATGTGCCCCAGCAGGCCCACTTTTTCCACGGCACCATTGCCCAGAACCTGCGCCTCAGCCAACCGACCGCATCTCAAAAGGAGCTTGAGGAGGCCTGCCGTATGGCCAATGTCCTGGACGATATTCAAGCCTTGGAAAACGGGTTTGACACACGTATCGGCGATCAGTCTATACAAAGCCTGCCCTCCAGTTTCAAACAGCGCTTGTCGCTGGCCCAGGCCTTTTTGAAACAGGCCCCCATTTTGCTGCTGGATGAGCCGGCCAAGACGCTGGATTTTGAGGGCGACAGGGCCTTCATGAAAACTCTGGCTACCCTAAAAGGGAAATGCACCATCCTGATGGTCTCCCACCGGCCCAGCCACATCAAGATGGCCGACAAGGTGCTGGTCCTTCAGGATGGCATGGTCCGCAATTTCGGGCCGCCGGACCAGATCTTCCCAAATCAGGCCCCGCGCCCTCTCGAAAAAACAGCCGGTGATCAGAAATAACAAGGCACAGATCATGACGAAAAAAGACATACATCCCCAAACCGCCCAGACCGGACCAGCCGGCGGGCCCGAAATGATCCATAAAAGCCGCAAACTTGCCCGGAACCTGCTGCTGAAAGCCACTGAAGCGGCCCGGGCAAAAAAAGAAAAACCGACCACTTATTACACCCGGTTTCTATCCCGCGCCATCCTGTTGGAAGAAGCCGGACCGCCCAAGGCGGTCATCTCCACCATCGGCATTATCAGCTTTTTTGTCTTGAGCTGCATTCTGTGGGCCGCTGTCACCAAATTAGACGAAGCCAGCATGGCTCAGGGACAGATTGTACCCGCCGCCTCAATCCAGCCGGTGCAGCATCTGGAAGGCGGCATTGTCGCCGAGGTGCTGGTGGAAGAAGGCGAGATGGTAAAAAAGGGACAGACCCTGCTCAGAATGGCACCCACACAAGCCACTTCCGAACGGGGCCGAATGCTGGCGCGCCATGCCGCGCTCAGCATGCAGGTAGAGCGCTTGAAAGCCTTTGCCTTGGACAAAACTCCGGACTTTTCCCGTTTCGAGGCCACATATCCCACTCTGGTGCGGGACCAGCGGGATATTCTGCAACAACAAATCCGCTCTCGCAAAGCGCAGGAAGACGTTATCCTGGCCCAGATCGCCGAACGGCGTAATGAATGGGCCACTCTGCTTGAGCAGGAAAAAAACCAAAGGCAAGCGCTGGAGATCATTGCCGAAGAACTGAAAATGCGTCAGGAACTGACTGAAAAAGGGCTGGGATCCAGACTCCGCCTTCTCGAAGCCCAGAAAGAATATAATAAAACCGAAGGCAGTCTTCAGGAGACCCTCACCCGCAAGGCCGGAATCAAGGCCAGTATCACGGAAGCCGAAAGCAACCTTGTCCAGCTCAGGGCCAATCTGCGCAATGACGCCCTGATACAGATGGGCAACCTGTCCAAGGAACTGGCCGAAGTCACGGCCGATCTTGAGCGTCTGGATGACCGCGTGACACGGCTGAATGTCAAGGCCCCCACGGACGGCATTGTCAAAGGCTTGAAATACCGGTCTGCCGGCAGTGTTGTACCTCCCGGTGACGTGGTAGCGGAAGTTGTTCCCTATACCGGAAAAATTCAGGCCGAGGTCCGGATCTCCCCCCGGGATATTGGTCATGTGAAGGTGGGCGACGAGGTATTGGTCAAGGTGGATACCTATAACTACGCCCGGTTTGGCGGCGTGGAAGGTCGACTGGAAAAGGTGTCGGCGTCATCCTTCATGGATGAGGAAGGCGTCACCTATTTCAAAGGAATCGTTGAACTGCCCCGTAATTATGTGGGCACAGACCCCTCTTCAAACCGGATCACCCCGGGAATGACGGTGGTCGCCGACATTAAAACCGGGGAAAAAACCTTGCTACAATATCTGGTTAAACCCATCAATAATGCGCTCAGCACCTCGTTCCGGGAACGGTGAAGAGCCCTGAGAAGGCGTGACGACCCAAGGGAGCGCGGGCCTTAAGTGTACAGAACTGTGTTGATGACAAGGAAGAGAACGCAATGACGAAAAAACAGCCCGCTGTGTCTCCCCCTCAGGAGGCCCGTTTTTCGATGGCGTCCCAGATAATGGCGGCAATATTGGTGCCGTCAAATCGTTCGATTTCCTGAATTCCCGTGGGCGAGGTGACATTGATTTCTGTCAGATAATCCCCAATCACGTCGATCCCCACAAAAATCAGCCCCTGTTCCCGTAAGGTGGGACCGATAGCTTCGCAGATTTCCATCTCACGTTGGGTTAGCTCGGTTTTTTCCGCCCGGCCGCCCACATGCATGTTGGAACGGGCTTCGCCTTTGGCCGGCACCCGGTTGATGGCTCCCACAGCCTCCCCATCCACCAGTATGATCCGCTTGTCGCCCTGACGCACTTCGGGCAGATATTTCTGAACAATGAAGGGTTCCACATAAAAATCCTGAAACAGCTCAATCAGGCTTTTCATGTTTTCATCATCATCACGGACCCGCACAACACCTTTACCACCATTGCCATAAAGCGGCTTGATCACCACATCCTTGTATTCTTCACGAAAGGCTTCCACATCACGGCCGTTGCGGGTGATCAGAGTCGGCGGCATAAGCTCGGGAAACTTGGCAAGGAAGATTTTTTCCGGCGCATTGCGCACGGAAACGGGATCATTGACCACCAGCGTCTCGTTGCAAATAAGTTCCAACAGATGAGTGGCGGTAATATATCCCATGTGAAAGGGCGGATCCTGACGCATCAGGATCACATCGGTCTCGGCCCCTAGATCCAGACGGCGCGGAGTTCCCAGGGAAAAATGGTTGCCGATTTCCCGGCGCAGAGTCAGCGGCCGGACATGCGAGAGAACCCGGCCATTCTCATAAGAGAGATCATTGACCAAGTAATGATACAGTCGATGTCCCCGCCGTTCCGCCTCCAGTCCCAAGGCAAAGGTGCTGTCGGCGTTGATGTCGATG from the Luteithermobacter gelatinilyticus genome contains:
- a CDS encoding peptidase domain-containing ABC transporter, encoding MTGTGLENLGFMPILRKDILLASLVLNALSLALPMVLLQVYDRIIPNAALNTLTLLIIGLLGVLIIDVLLRSARAYLAGWIGAKFEHDMGSFAVEKILNAELTELEKTPPGVHLDRLSAIDSVRDFYSSQAGLTLVDLPFVFLFLALLGIIGGSLLVVPVLLLLLLGALAFVLGVRLRDAIEKDAIWEDRRYSFIIEVLNGIHSIKSLAMEHLMNRRYEKLMESCSAASYSVIYLNGLAQSLGNIFSQITMIAVVSIGSLMVIDSQMTIGALAASTLLAGRTVQPLLRALGIWTRFQHIQIAKDKLDAITHLPQERPTKTTEPAKDLIEVDRIDSISLKNLSFRYTPNAPLILENVSLDIRRGDIIGIRGGNGAGKSTLLWALMGGLTPQQGEILINGHPPEAFTTESLRQKIAYLPQKPVMFRGTILDNLTMFRGDEHIDAALKVAEMLNLNSILARLPDGYETQIGDGAENELPTGIAQRIAIARTLAWQPDVILFDEANSGLDNQSDEDLINVMTSLKGVSTMVLVSYRPSLLKLADKLYDLNKGHLTLSSHRDEKTSGPAPKKGEHV
- a CDS encoding peptidase domain-containing ABC transporter; the encoded protein is MNTRVISHKTAREIPASAPDKTSAAKQKGPARKMIEDLHDKFRDSARLTVAKSDQLAEALHSGQIGSFRASSDYAACLLPLLQALGWRGNIRRLFEALPHFADSLNLTEFRNTLAHLHYMTTPAEVDMASIDARLLPCLFVEHGKPVVLLSRDEKGIRYFDGQDQQEKYTDGRKRFGTAFFVSTQYGSQTNKVAKATTPQNWFWDLFLRFKGSLRQLLAMTLMLNLFALLVPLFVMSVYDKVIPSQSTSTLGYLVTGIGLAVLCEIGLRILRARQVAYLGARVENIIANATFQKLLSLPPMMTESAPIGSQVSRLKEFDSIKGFFSSTLVNVILELPFVFLFVAVIAILAGNLAWIPVVMMGIFVLVAAIILPAMKRNVVASSRARAQRHSFLVETLSNLRTIKQTAAERPWIKRYRDLSAESAYTHFRTSQVSLLLQSLAQAIMMGAGIATVGFGVLKVLDGSMTIGALIASMALIWRVLSPLQQLFLTLSRVEQIRNSIRQINQLMKLPSEYNPDPNSLTQRRFAGNIIMDRTSFRYKPDSEPALLGAGFKVNAGEMLAIMGPNAAGKSTLLKLLLAMHKPQAGQIILDGMDIRQINPAVLRQSIAYVPQQAHFFHGTIAQNLRLSQPTASQKELEEACRMANVLDDIQALENGFDTRIGDQSIQSLPSSFKQRLSLAQAFLKQAPILLLDEPAKTLDFEGDRAFMKTLATLKGKCTILMVSHRPSHIKMADKVLVLQDGMVRNFGPPDQIFPNQAPRPLEKTAGDQK
- a CDS encoding HlyD family type I secretion periplasmic adaptor subunit → MTKKDIHPQTAQTGPAGGPEMIHKSRKLARNLLLKATEAARAKKEKPTTYYTRFLSRAILLEEAGPPKAVISTIGIISFFVLSCILWAAVTKLDEASMAQGQIVPAASIQPVQHLEGGIVAEVLVEEGEMVKKGQTLLRMAPTQATSERGRMLARHAALSMQVERLKAFALDKTPDFSRFEATYPTLVRDQRDILQQQIRSRKAQEDVILAQIAERRNEWATLLEQEKNQRQALEIIAEELKMRQELTEKGLGSRLRLLEAQKEYNKTEGSLQETLTRKAGIKASITEAESNLVQLRANLRNDALIQMGNLSKELAEVTADLERLDDRVTRLNVKAPTDGIVKGLKYRSAGSVVPPGDVVAEVVPYTGKIQAEVRISPRDIGHVKVGDEVLVKVDTYNYARFGGVEGRLEKVSASSFMDEEGVTYFKGIVELPRNYVGTDPSSNRITPGMTVVADIKTGEKTLLQYLVKPINNALSTSFRER
- the gshB gene encoding glutathione synthase — encoded protein: MSLSVAIQMDPIESIDINADSTFALGLEAERRGHRLYHYLVNDLSYENGRVLSHVRPLTLRREIGNHFSLGTPRRLDLGAETDVILMRQDPPFHMGYITATHLLELICNETLVVNDPVSVRNAPEKIFLAKFPELMPPTLITRNGRDVEAFREEYKDVVIKPLYGNGGKGVVRVRDDDENMKSLIELFQDFYVEPFIVQKYLPEVRQGDKRIILVDGEAVGAINRVPAKGEARSNMHVGGRAEKTELTQREMEICEAIGPTLREQGLIFVGIDVIGDYLTEINVTSPTGIQEIERFDGTNIAAIIWDAIEKRAS